A window of Candidatus Neomarinimicrobiota bacterium contains these coding sequences:
- a CDS encoding glycosyltransferase: MILLYHKVFLESPTPWWVNCNQFWRQMAELAHRTVVHLDDYDPHDPDHVVITFDGVYENVYQYALPILKSFGYPFELFVVGDSIGQDNSFDQQVEPPARFADRDTLAKLIQGGGRLQWHGKTHSDLVKEGDPDKLLRELQVPDELRALDPDGFGWFGYPYGNHDDELIELTRKHFTGALSCVNGNNHDPFQFNRIIAVNDTSFKTSTVSLIIANYNYGSFAAEAIESALAQSIQPDEIVFMDDCSTDNSMDIAERYKDRIRIVRNEENLGIIGNFNKAVALTTGDYICFLGADNRFRSDYVQRCRLALDRHPKAAIAYTNTVLFGPRAELIASQVGAKPVPNVDDMYLWEFPEFDRAHLDKLKTANYMHGSSMYRRKAFEQVGGYGESEGHEDHDLFVRMVTAGWDAVLVPEFVLEYRHHSGEQTGSRVSTEMELVHTRRMVKERDKRLEAYNRVVEDRLGHYLKLEKTMEAIRDKMAKGDSAGAIELTEDTLQQFVEQAHLLRLYAQNLLYRDDTPGAVLVLQCALLYSPDFAAAHNDLGSLYYEQGKMSAAVYHLEQAASFKPDDSTSLKNLAELYEETGRINDSLLTYKKIIRHHPQDLEALIALGKICQKMERVNDAGFFFERALDIDPGSSIVKESLKNLHA, encoded by the coding sequence ATGATCCTGCTGTACCACAAAGTGTTCCTGGAGTCGCCCACCCCGTGGTGGGTCAACTGCAATCAGTTCTGGCGCCAGATGGCCGAACTCGCCCACCGGACCGTGGTCCATCTTGATGACTATGACCCCCACGATCCCGACCACGTGGTCATCACCTTCGATGGTGTCTACGAAAACGTCTATCAGTACGCGCTACCGATACTCAAGTCGTTCGGTTACCCGTTTGAACTCTTCGTGGTGGGTGATTCGATTGGGCAGGACAACTCATTTGACCAGCAGGTGGAACCCCCTGCGCGGTTTGCGGATCGCGATACGCTGGCAAAGTTGATCCAGGGCGGGGGCCGCCTGCAGTGGCATGGCAAGACGCATAGCGACCTGGTGAAAGAGGGTGACCCGGACAAGCTGCTCAGAGAGCTGCAGGTCCCCGATGAACTTCGGGCGCTGGACCCAGATGGATTTGGCTGGTTCGGCTACCCCTACGGAAACCATGATGATGAGCTGATTGAACTGACCCGCAAGCATTTTACCGGGGCACTGTCGTGCGTAAATGGCAACAATCATGACCCCTTCCAATTCAACAGGATCATCGCTGTCAACGATACTTCGTTTAAGACTTCCACCGTCTCGCTCATCATTGCTAACTACAATTACGGCTCGTTTGCCGCAGAGGCCATTGAATCGGCCCTGGCGCAGTCGATACAACCGGATGAAATTGTGTTCATGGATGACTGCTCCACCGATAACTCCATGGATATCGCGGAACGCTACAAGGATCGCATCAGAATCGTTCGGAACGAGGAGAACCTTGGCATTATTGGGAATTTCAATAAGGCCGTAGCCCTTACTACAGGCGATTACATTTGCTTCCTGGGCGCGGACAATCGATTTCGCAGCGATTATGTCCAGCGCTGCAGGCTGGCCTTGGATCGCCACCCCAAGGCAGCCATCGCGTACACCAACACGGTCCTCTTTGGGCCTCGGGCCGAGCTCATTGCGTCGCAGGTGGGCGCCAAGCCTGTGCCGAATGTGGACGACATGTATCTGTGGGAATTTCCCGAATTCGACCGCGCCCATCTCGATAAGCTGAAGACCGCCAACTACATGCATGGCTCGTCCATGTACCGCCGGAAAGCCTTTGAGCAGGTGGGGGGCTACGGCGAGTCCGAAGGGCATGAGGACCACGACCTGTTTGTCCGCATGGTCACCGCTGGCTGGGACGCGGTGCTGGTGCCTGAGTTTGTGCTGGAATACCGGCACCACTCCGGCGAGCAAACCGGTAGCCGGGTCTCCACCGAGATGGAGCTGGTGCATACCCGCAGGATGGTCAAAGAACGAGATAAGCGCCTGGAGGCCTATAACCGGGTGGTAGAAGACCGTCTGGGGCACTACCTGAAGCTGGAGAAGACAATGGAAGCCATTCGTGACAAGATGGCCAAGGGGGACTCCGCAGGCGCAATTGAGCTGACGGAAGATACATTACAGCAATTTGTGGAGCAGGCGCATTTGCTCCGCCTGTATGCACAAAATCTCCTTTATCGGGACGACACACCCGGCGCGGTCCTGGTGCTGCAATGTGCCTTGCTTTACAGCCCCGATTTTGCTGCGGCCCATAACGATCTGGGCTCTCTATACTATGAACAAGGGAAAATGAGTGCTGCCGTTTACCACCTTGAGCAGGCTGCGAGCTTCAAGCCCGACGATAGCACGAGCCTGAAAAACCTTGCCGAACTGTACGAGGAGACCGGTAGAATAAACGATTCCCTGCTGACCTACAAGAAAATCATCCGGCATCACCCCCAGGATCTCGAGGCGCTCATCGCATTGGGTAAGATTTGTCAGAAAATGGAACGCGTAAATGACGCCGGATTTTTCTTCGAGCGCGCTCTGGATATCGATCCCGGTAGTTCTATTGTCAAAGAGAGCCTCAAGAATCTGCATGCGTGA
- a CDS encoding tetratricopeptide repeat protein, which produces MIESAEQRTSELQRKALAAIEQINQGDLDGGAEICREVLAQDPARIEGIYGLGLVAHLKGDLLEARNHYHHAVSLNEDWTPVQHSLALLDVTEGSMSAAQLRLVEVLEKDSRDLDTRRLLGQILVEAGQYDDGVALLMSILEEDPNEWQTHFILASLYAEVERTPESKRHLEAVIAANPEHEQARELLDQLNRQG; this is translated from the coding sequence GTGATTGAGTCAGCAGAACAGAGGACCAGCGAGTTGCAGCGCAAAGCGCTTGCGGCCATCGAGCAGATCAACCAGGGCGACCTGGACGGCGGGGCCGAAATCTGCCGGGAGGTTTTGGCCCAGGACCCCGCCAGGATCGAAGGTATCTACGGGCTGGGGCTGGTGGCGCACCTCAAGGGCGATCTGCTGGAAGCTAGGAATCACTATCACCACGCCGTAAGCTTAAATGAGGACTGGACGCCAGTCCAGCACAGCTTGGCCTTGCTGGATGTGACTGAAGGTAGCATGAGTGCCGCTCAACTTCGCCTGGTAGAGGTGCTGGAAAAGGATTCTCGCGATCTGGATACCCGGCGCCTACTGGGACAGATACTGGTGGAGGCAGGGCAGTACGACGACGGGGTGGCCTTGCTGATGAGCATCCTGGAAGAAGATCCCAACGAATGGCAGACCCACTTCATCCTGGCTTCACTCTACGCCGAGGTTGAGCGAACGCCGGAGTCGAAGCGTCATCTTGAAGCCGTTATCGCGGCAAATCCCGAGCATGAGCAGGCGCGGGAGCTGCTTGACCAACTTAACCGCCAAGGATAG
- a CDS encoding cyclic nucleotide-binding domain-containing protein, with translation MSTLGERLKRYYAPGDVIFKDGDAGQTMFIVLEGEIEISKVLGDQKTVLELLKAGSIFGEMCLIDNQPRSAAATAVSKVVLLEISREMFRSRMEEVPKWLRGFFAILVERLRSATKNQSILLARGAGRQVINIVALMARQTEPDTHDKIILEWATAVSTTSFMLGFNEERVNDTMNLLVTAKLAESDRREGMGRVLIISDTPRFFQFADFCRDRYMLETGYAKSMSEQFKFGDVREPELLEAIKEILSAEGAPEDFPINALEKVLKEKFNKPLEKYKSLLDQYSNEGLLDTFKPGGSEPALRVNNRELFEKKMAKMRLLLEFGEVEKKIMA, from the coding sequence TTGAGCACTTTGGGAGAGCGCCTAAAAAGGTATTACGCCCCGGGTGACGTGATCTTCAAGGATGGGGACGCGGGGCAGACCATGTTCATCGTTCTCGAGGGTGAGATCGAGATATCCAAGGTGCTTGGCGATCAGAAGACGGTATTGGAACTGCTGAAGGCGGGCTCAATTTTCGGGGAGATGTGCCTGATCGATAATCAGCCCCGCTCTGCGGCGGCAACGGCTGTTTCCAAGGTGGTTCTCTTGGAAATCAGCCGTGAGATGTTTCGCAGCCGCATGGAAGAAGTGCCTAAGTGGCTGCGAGGGTTTTTTGCCATTCTTGTGGAACGACTGCGGTCGGCGACAAAGAATCAGAGTATTCTGCTCGCACGGGGTGCTGGCCGACAGGTGATAAACATCGTCGCACTTATGGCTCGGCAGACTGAGCCCGATACTCATGACAAGATTATTCTGGAATGGGCCACGGCGGTGAGCACCACCTCTTTCATGCTGGGATTTAACGAAGAGCGGGTTAACGACACGATGAACCTGTTGGTTACCGCAAAGCTGGCCGAATCTGACCGCAGGGAAGGAATGGGCCGAGTTCTTATCATATCAGACACCCCAAGATTTTTCCAGTTTGCCGATTTTTGCCGCGACCGATACATGCTCGAAACGGGCTATGCCAAGTCGATGTCCGAGCAGTTCAAATTTGGTGATGTGCGTGAGCCGGAACTGCTTGAGGCCATTAAAGAAATCTTATCTGCCGAGGGTGCACCGGAAGACTTTCCGATCAATGCGCTGGAGAAAGTGCTCAAGGAGAAATTCAATAAACCACTGGAAAAATATAAGTCTTTGCTCGATCAGTACAGCAACGAGGGCCTATTGGATACTTTTAAGCCGGGGGGGAGTGAACCGGCTTTGCGTGTCAACAATCGGGAACTCTTCGAAAAGAAAATGGCCAAGATGCGATTGTTGTTGGAGTTTGGGGAGGTCGAAAAAAAGATTATGGCATGA
- a CDS encoding glycosyltransferase produces the protein MGRTTLSVCLIVRDEARMLPGCLESVAGVADQLVVVDTGSTDDTTSIARSFGAEVHHFAWIDDFSAARNESIRHATETWILWIDADERLLEHSVEPLRSLLVVPARPTIYQVQIRNLQADRHSYTLSMSHRLFSRHPKIQFSGRIHEQVHPSLKAAGGEEKSSQVILEHEGYALDKAGLKAKFRRNQPLLEAQVAEEPDSGYAHYTLGQNYALMGDPQAALHEYVRAMDLKEFSGASLATVLNAAAEACWQLDRLAEAENYAAESIQLVPRQSSGNFIMYRVMRSREDPAGQIRYLSAVLSQPQEGAVTGGSDLPKDVLIPRQHLLYSLGELQLANEDPASAERVLRECLTLKPDSQQAMTLLTKALAQQGKWEGILQALADLPQPPSSESRGIIGTALIKLQRFPEAVDHYRAWLDDEPDYEGLRERLAGLYAKVGDRAAAESLLRGGSP, from the coding sequence ATGGGCCGGACCACCCTTTCAGTCTGCTTGATCGTGCGTGACGAGGCCCGGATGCTTCCGGGCTGCCTGGAAAGTGTCGCGGGGGTCGCCGATCAACTGGTGGTAGTGGACACAGGCTCCACGGATGACACCACGAGCATCGCCCGCTCCTTCGGTGCGGAGGTGCATCACTTTGCGTGGATCGACGACTTTTCAGCCGCCCGCAACGAGTCCATTCGCCACGCCACCGAAACCTGGATTCTGTGGATCGACGCGGATGAGCGGTTGCTTGAGCACTCGGTAGAGCCACTTCGGAGCCTGCTGGTTGTGCCGGCTAGACCCACGATTTATCAGGTCCAGATCAGGAACCTGCAGGCTGACAGGCACAGCTACACCCTCTCCATGTCGCACCGGCTGTTCTCCCGTCATCCGAAAATCCAGTTTTCTGGTCGCATTCACGAGCAGGTTCATCCCAGTCTCAAGGCTGCGGGTGGGGAAGAAAAGAGTTCCCAGGTTATCCTGGAGCACGAGGGGTACGCCCTGGACAAGGCCGGGCTGAAAGCCAAGTTTAGGCGCAACCAGCCCCTGCTGGAAGCCCAGGTCGCCGAGGAGCCGGACTCAGGCTACGCTCACTACACCCTCGGACAAAATTATGCCCTTATGGGTGACCCTCAAGCGGCGCTGCACGAATACGTGCGGGCCATGGACCTCAAGGAATTTTCCGGCGCATCGTTGGCAACGGTGCTCAATGCGGCCGCTGAGGCCTGCTGGCAACTGGATCGTTTGGCTGAGGCCGAGAATTATGCCGCGGAATCGATTCAACTGGTCCCCCGGCAATCCAGTGGAAACTTCATTATGTATCGGGTAATGCGGTCGCGGGAAGACCCTGCCGGCCAAATCCGGTACCTTTCGGCAGTACTCTCCCAGCCGCAGGAGGGAGCGGTCACGGGGGGGAGCGATTTGCCGAAGGACGTCCTTATTCCCCGGCAGCACTTGCTCTACAGCTTGGGAGAACTTCAGCTGGCCAACGAGGACCCAGCTTCTGCTGAGCGGGTCCTCCGCGAGTGCCTCACTCTGAAACCTGACAGTCAACAAGCCATGACCCTACTGACCAAGGCACTTGCCCAGCAGGGGAAGTGGGAGGGAATTCTTCAGGCTCTGGCGGATTTGCCGCAGCCGCCATCAAGCGAATCACGGGGTATCATCGGTACGGCGCTGATCAAGCTCCAGCGGTTTCCAGAAGCCGTCGACCACTACCGCGCGTGGCTTGATGATGAGCCCGACTATGAAGGCTTAAGGGAACGCCTCGCAGGCCTGTATGCTAAAGTGGGCGATCGGGCGGCAGCGGAAAGCCTTCTTCGGGGTGGTTCGCCCTAA
- a CDS encoding helix-turn-helix domain-containing protein yields the protein MIKFAWQFGERFRWIRKTTKLTQEHFGQILGVSRQTINAYENDRQRPTLDMMEKVCRDLDVSPSWLLVGIGEPKGEGSYLAVSEGGPVPMTSEASLSPEQLSLVRFVTQNPARANNLARILFDEGLKNLSDQTDEGAGG from the coding sequence ATGATTAAATTTGCCTGGCAATTCGGTGAGCGGTTCAGATGGATTCGCAAGACCACCAAGCTGACCCAGGAACATTTCGGCCAGATATTGGGCGTAAGTCGACAAACGATCAACGCCTACGAGAATGATCGCCAGCGGCCCACCCTTGACATGATGGAGAAGGTATGTCGGGACCTGGATGTGTCTCCAAGTTGGCTCCTGGTCGGGATTGGTGAGCCCAAAGGGGAGGGTAGTTACCTGGCTGTGAGCGAGGGTGGCCCCGTACCGATGACTTCTGAGGCGAGTCTCTCGCCCGAGCAGTTGTCATTGGTCCGATTTGTTACTCAGAATCCCGCCCGGGCAAATAATCTGGCGCGCATTCTCTTCGATGAAGGACTTAAGAACCTCTCAGACCAGACTGATGAAGGTGCCGGGGGCTAA
- the pyk gene encoding pyruvate kinase: protein MIEHNDRENVQRKTKTVVTIGPASAASETLRQLMAAGMDVARINSSHASLEEMTDLVPRLREVEKQAGSMLCILLDLSGPKIRVDNIPPEGTMLTDGDEFTLGSDSKADVRIRPQIGFQGVEDRARVMLDDGRIELQVLTRESSSRLRVRVTFGGKLRANKGVNFPGVALAVPSLTSADKDFLRHGLALGVDWVALSFVRSPDDRKPIDAIFSAAGKQLPVMAKIEKPEAVARLEEIVQAFDGIMVARGDLGVEMPLEEVPHIQKKIIRACNSVGKPVVTATQLLDSMISSPAPTRAEVNDVANAIYDGTDALMLSNETAVGSYPVKAVQTLSTIALATERETVGTMGRRRVDYSLLGVGASISHAASTIAREREIPVVVTMTHSGNTARHVARYRPKSRIVALSPHLSTCRQLQLSWGVTPVHVESYRSTDEMLAESEKLLLAKGFVRPGEYFVLTAGVPIGQSGTTNLLKVQKVGAG, encoded by the coding sequence ATGATTGAGCATAATGACCGGGAAAACGTGCAGCGCAAGACAAAAACGGTTGTAACCATCGGGCCTGCCTCAGCCGCGTCTGAAACATTGCGACAACTCATGGCGGCAGGTATGGATGTAGCCCGCATCAATAGCTCCCACGCCAGCCTGGAGGAGATGACCGATCTGGTCCCCCGGCTCCGAGAGGTCGAAAAACAGGCGGGTAGTATGCTTTGTATCCTGCTCGACCTTTCCGGCCCGAAAATACGGGTAGACAATATCCCGCCCGAGGGCACGATGTTAACCGACGGTGACGAGTTCACTCTCGGCTCCGATAGTAAGGCGGACGTACGAATCCGCCCCCAGATCGGCTTCCAGGGGGTGGAAGACCGTGCGCGCGTCATGCTGGATGATGGACGCATTGAATTGCAGGTCCTTACGCGCGAGTCATCCTCCCGTCTCCGCGTTCGGGTGACTTTCGGCGGCAAGTTGCGAGCCAATAAGGGAGTGAATTTTCCGGGCGTAGCCCTGGCTGTCCCCTCACTTACCTCGGCGGATAAAGATTTTTTGCGCCACGGTCTGGCTCTGGGGGTGGATTGGGTGGCGCTGTCGTTTGTCCGCTCCCCCGATGATCGGAAGCCTATAGACGCCATTTTTTCTGCCGCAGGCAAGCAGCTACCCGTCATGGCAAAGATCGAGAAACCTGAGGCAGTTGCTCGACTGGAGGAGATCGTCCAGGCCTTCGACGGCATCATGGTAGCCAGGGGCGATTTGGGAGTCGAGATGCCCCTGGAAGAGGTGCCCCACATCCAAAAGAAGATTATCCGCGCATGCAATTCGGTCGGCAAACCCGTGGTGACGGCGACCCAGTTGCTTGACAGTATGATCTCCTCGCCAGCGCCCACGAGGGCGGAAGTCAACGATGTCGCCAATGCCATCTATGACGGCACTGATGCGCTGATGCTGTCAAATGAGACCGCCGTAGGGTCTTACCCCGTGAAGGCTGTCCAAACCCTTAGCACGATTGCCCTTGCCACCGAGAGAGAGACGGTGGGTACCATGGGCCGGCGCCGAGTGGACTACAGCCTCCTGGGCGTGGGAGCATCCATCAGCCACGCGGCGAGCACCATTGCACGGGAACGCGAGATACCTGTTGTGGTCACGATGACTCATTCCGGCAACACTGCCCGGCATGTAGCCCGGTACCGGCCCAAGTCGCGCATCGTCGCCCTATCACCGCACCTGTCAACCTGCCGCCAGCTGCAGCTCTCCTGGGGTGTAACGCCGGTGCATGTGGAGAGTTATCGGAGCACGGACGAGATGCTGGCCGAGTCTGAAAAGTTGCTGCTGGCGAAAGGATTCGTGCGGCCGGGCGAATATTTTGTCCTGACTGCCGGCGTACCCATCGGTCAGTCAGGCACCACCAACCTCCTTAAAGTTCAGAAAGTGGGTGCGGGTTAA
- the pyrR gene encoding bifunctional pyr operon transcriptional regulator/uracil phosphoribosyltransferase PyrR produces the protein MSTAKATSVLMDGAAMAQALERLCRLITDQHPNQDTLALVGIQRRGEFLARRMQQILSSASAGPIRFGTVDVTFHRDDFRTRLPAPKIGPTNISFAVDDLHIILVDDVLYTGRTARAAMNSVMDFGRPASIQLAVLIDRGHRELPIQADYVGQFHQAEANQQVHVHVEEVDGEDQVLLVDYGA, from the coding sequence GTGAGCACAGCCAAGGCCACATCAGTTCTGATGGATGGCGCCGCCATGGCGCAGGCGCTGGAACGACTGTGCCGACTGATTACGGACCAGCATCCCAATCAGGACACCCTAGCCCTGGTGGGCATCCAACGGCGGGGCGAATTCCTGGCCCGCCGCATGCAGCAAATTCTGAGCTCAGCAAGCGCTGGCCCCATCAGGTTCGGCACGGTAGACGTAACCTTCCATCGTGACGATTTTCGCACCAGACTCCCCGCACCCAAGATCGGCCCCACCAACATCTCGTTCGCCGTTGACGATCTGCACATTATCCTGGTAGACGATGTGCTCTACACGGGCCGGACCGCTCGCGCCGCTATGAACAGCGTCATGGATTTCGGCAGGCCAGCATCCATCCAGTTGGCGGTGCTGATAGACCGTGGGCATCGCGAGCTGCCCATCCAGGCCGACTACGTGGGCCAATTCCACCAAGCGGAGGCGAACCAGCAGGTGCACGTCCACGTGGAAGAAGTTGATGGGGAGGACCAGGTGTTACTGGTGGATTACGGCGCGTGA
- a CDS encoding aspartate carbamoyltransferase catalytic subunit gives MSGTAVATQHLLGLEGVSRPDIQQFLDTGFMFREVLDRPIKKVPTLTGINVVNLFFEPSTRTRMSFELAEKRLSAEVINFSASQSSLDKGESLKDTVRNIHAMKMDAVVMRHPAPGSVRQLSQFVDAVVINAGDGTHEHPTQALLDIMSLHERFGRVKNLKIGIIGDIAHSRVALSNIFGLITMGAKVTVCGPGHLIPPFIADLGVAVTTDTDAVLDDTDAVNVLRIQRERMGVGMIPSVREYRSRFGITNERLSRHKKELVILHPGPVNRGVELDSDVVDGDQAIILDQVINGVAIRMSVLYHLLGANPPEGT, from the coding sequence GTGAGCGGAACCGCCGTTGCCACCCAGCACCTGTTGGGTCTGGAGGGGGTTTCCCGACCGGATATTCAGCAGTTCCTGGATACGGGCTTCATGTTTCGGGAGGTGCTCGACAGGCCTATCAAAAAGGTGCCCACGCTCACCGGGATCAACGTGGTCAATCTGTTTTTCGAGCCGTCTACTCGCACCCGCATGTCATTCGAACTGGCCGAGAAACGGCTCAGCGCGGAAGTGATCAATTTTTCCGCCAGCCAATCCAGTCTCGATAAGGGCGAGAGCCTGAAGGATACCGTCCGGAACATCCATGCCATGAAGATGGATGCCGTAGTGATGCGGCACCCCGCTCCCGGTTCGGTGCGGCAGCTGAGCCAGTTTGTCGACGCGGTGGTGATCAACGCCGGCGATGGAACCCATGAGCACCCGACCCAGGCACTGCTGGACATCATGTCCCTGCACGAAAGGTTTGGCCGGGTGAAGAATCTAAAAATTGGCATCATCGGCGATATCGCCCACAGCCGGGTAGCCCTTTCGAACATCTTCGGCCTCATCACCATGGGTGCCAAGGTGACGGTGTGCGGCCCAGGGCACCTGATTCCGCCCTTCATTGCCGACCTCGGTGTCGCCGTTACCACCGATACCGACGCCGTGTTGGACGACACCGATGCTGTGAACGTCTTGCGCATTCAGCGCGAACGGATGGGGGTCGGGATGATCCCCTCGGTCCGGGAGTATCGCAGCCGCTTCGGTATCACGAACGAGCGCCTCTCGCGGCATAAAAAGGAGCTGGTCATCCTACACCCCGGGCCGGTGAACCGTGGCGTGGAGCTGGACAGCGATGTCGTCGACGGTGACCAGGCCATCATTCTGGACCAGGTCATCAACGGCGTGGCCATTCGCATGAGCGTCCTCTACCATCTGTTGGGGGCCAACCCGCCGGAGGGAACTTGA
- a CDS encoding dihydroorotase, giving the protein MPSEVLIRGGTLYDPRTGRSRKQDLAIRNGRLVEAAELQDTPTVIEATDCLVTHGFIDTHVHFREPGREDKETLATGSRAALAGGFTRVCLMPNTDPPIDSPEGIRFMVERSADLPVIMYPIGAVTRGQHGEALAELLEMHASGAVAFSDDGLPIRDGQMLRQALLYVKDLGVPIMNHAEDPHLRAEGVMNEGALATRLGLPGNPVQAEAAMLYRDLLVAEETGGRLHVPHVSTALGVDLLRQFKARGVAVTAEATPHHLGLTEQAIADFDTNAKVAPPLRTEADRQAVVEGLADGTLDCIATDHAPHTVEDKEQDMLRAPFGMIGLESAFGLAHTVLRKAELSTEAVINLFTSGPARVVGIELTPLEPGQEAELVVLKPDEAWEFRRDDIHSRSRNTPLVGSRYRGRVQATIARNTLFSRPEKP; this is encoded by the coding sequence CTGCCCAGCGAGGTTCTCATCCGGGGTGGCACCCTTTACGACCCACGCACCGGCCGCAGCCGCAAGCAGGATCTGGCCATCAGAAACGGTCGCTTGGTAGAAGCAGCAGAGCTGCAGGACACGCCCACCGTCATTGAGGCAACTGATTGCCTGGTTACCCACGGGTTTATTGACACCCACGTTCATTTTCGTGAACCGGGGCGGGAGGACAAGGAAACGCTGGCTACCGGCAGCAGGGCGGCCCTGGCCGGCGGATTTACCAGGGTATGCCTCATGCCCAACACCGACCCGCCCATAGATTCCCCCGAAGGAATCCGGTTCATGGTGGAACGCTCGGCGGACCTGCCGGTGATCATGTACCCCATCGGGGCCGTGACCCGCGGCCAGCACGGCGAGGCCCTGGCCGAGCTTCTGGAGATGCATGCTTCCGGTGCCGTGGCATTCTCCGATGACGGGCTACCGATTCGGGATGGTCAAATGCTTAGGCAGGCCCTTTTGTATGTAAAGGATTTGGGCGTACCGATCATGAACCATGCCGAAGACCCTCACCTCCGCGCCGAGGGGGTCATGAACGAAGGCGCCCTTGCCACCCGTCTGGGTCTGCCCGGCAATCCGGTCCAGGCCGAGGCAGCCATGCTTTATCGCGATCTCCTGGTGGCCGAGGAGACGGGGGGGCGATTGCACGTACCCCATGTGAGCACGGCTTTGGGAGTCGATCTCCTGCGCCAGTTCAAGGCCCGGGGTGTAGCCGTGACAGCCGAAGCCACGCCACACCACCTCGGGCTGACGGAACAGGCCATCGCTGACTTTGATACCAATGCCAAGGTGGCTCCACCGCTGCGTACGGAGGCAGACCGTCAGGCTGTTGTCGAGGGACTGGCCGATGGGACCCTGGACTGCATTGCCACCGATCACGCCCCCCACACGGTTGAGGATAAAGAACAGGACATGCTGCGCGCACCGTTCGGAATGATCGGACTGGAATCTGCGTTTGGGTTAGCCCACACGGTATTGCGGAAGGCAGAGCTCTCCACGGAGGCGGTCATCAACCTGTTCACGTCCGGCCCGGCTCGCGTGGTAGGGATTGAACTTACGCCTCTGGAGCCGGGCCAGGAGGCGGAATTGGTGGTTTTGAAGCCTGACGAAGCGTGGGAATTTCGCCGGGATGACATCCATTCACGCTCCCGCAACACCCCGCTGGTGGGCTCCAGATACCGCGGGCGGGTTCAGGCAACCATCGCACGCAATACCCTGTTTTCCCGCCCTGAAAAGCCTTGA
- the rplM gene encoding 50S ribosomal protein L13, producing the protein MRTFTLRGGDIHKDWYLVDAEGQVLGRLASGIATVLRGKHKPTYSPHLDMGDFVIVTNAEKVKTTGAKESQKKYWRHTGFPGGLKLTPLEDVRRTHPDRIIRRAVKGMLPHNRLGRQLLRHLKVYAGAAHPHTAQQPKLMEL; encoded by the coding sequence ATGCGTACATTTACTCTCAGAGGGGGCGACATCCATAAGGATTGGTACCTGGTGGATGCCGAAGGGCAGGTCCTTGGGCGACTGGCCTCGGGCATCGCAACGGTGCTTCGTGGAAAGCACAAGCCCACCTATTCGCCCCATCTGGACATGGGCGACTTTGTCATCGTCACAAATGCAGAGAAGGTGAAGACGACAGGTGCCAAGGAGTCGCAAAAAAAGTATTGGCGCCATACGGGCTTTCCAGGCGGCCTGAAACTCACCCCTCTGGAAGATGTACGCAGGACCCATCCCGATCGGATTATCAGGCGCGCCGTTAAAGGTATGTTGCCTCACAATCGTCTTGGACGACAGCTGCTGAGACACCTGAAAGTGTATGCAGGTGCTGCTCATCCGCACACAGCCCAGCAACCTAAGCTGATGGAACTCTAG
- the rpsI gene encoding 30S ribosomal protein S9, whose amino-acid sequence MGKAMATTVGRRKTSVAIVRIESGKGQILINKRTVDNYFPRVAHKQIIAQPLEAVGAASHFDITVRVRGGGSSGQAGAVRLGIARALEKVDSSNRQPLKQAGLLTRDAREVERKKYGQPGARKKFQFSKR is encoded by the coding sequence ATGGGCAAGGCCATGGCTACTACCGTTGGGCGGCGCAAGACGTCCGTTGCCATCGTACGGATTGAAAGCGGCAAAGGGCAAATCCTGATCAACAAGCGGACCGTTGACAATTACTTTCCCCGTGTGGCCCATAAGCAGATCATAGCGCAGCCTCTTGAGGCGGTGGGTGCTGCGTCGCACTTTGATATTACCGTCAGGGTGCGGGGTGGGGGGTCCTCCGGGCAGGCCGGTGCTGTCCGGCTGGGTATTGCTCGTGCCCTCGAAAAAGTTGACAGCAGCAATCGCCAGCCACTCAAGCAGGCCGGTTTATTGACCCGCGATGCCCGCGAGGTGGAACGTAAGAAGTACGGCCAGCCGGGTGCGCGGAAGAAATTCCAGTTTTCGAAGCGCTAA